The following proteins are co-located in the Bosea sp. AS-1 genome:
- a CDS encoding AzlD domain-containing protein — translation MSVDPINLLAFLGMAIVTYFTRVAGLALAGRLNLSPRAQAAFDAIPPAVLVAVIAPSALATGWAETAAAAIAALAATRLPLLGVVAVGVVAVVGFRMVL, via the coding sequence GTGAGCGTCGATCCGATCAACCTTCTCGCCTTCCTCGGCATGGCGATCGTGACCTATTTCACACGCGTCGCCGGGCTCGCGCTGGCGGGCCGGCTCAACCTGTCGCCGCGCGCCCAGGCCGCGTTCGATGCGATTCCGCCCGCCGTTCTGGTCGCGGTGATCGCGCCGAGCGCGCTTGCCACCGGCTGGGCTGAGACGGCTGCGGCAGCGATCGCGGCTTTGGCGGCGACGCGGCTTCCGCTGCTGGGAGTGGTGGCGGTGGGCGTCGTCGCGGTGGTGGGCTTCCGAATGGTGCTGTGA